From Nitrospirota bacterium, the proteins below share one genomic window:
- the pyrF gene encoding orotidine-5'-phosphate decarboxylase gives MKPKERIILALDVADYTEAIRTAKKFKDHIELFKVGSELFTAAGPRIVEKINSMGKKVFLDLKFHDIPTTVAKSASVAAKLGVFMFNVHTSGGLEMMKQAAQAIRKISLKENIERPKLIGVTILTSIDQAALQDELGVGLRMSAQVKNLAGLAHKSGLDGVVASPEDAEMIRSKFGKKFLIVTPGIRPSWAAADDQKRMLTPRQALIKGADYLVIGRAITSQPDPVKALKRIEEEIGSLS, from the coding sequence ATGAAACCAAAAGAGCGCATAATCCTTGCCCTCGACGTCGCTGATTACACCGAGGCGATCAGGACTGCTAAAAAATTTAAAGACCACATTGAACTGTTCAAGGTAGGCTCTGAACTCTTTACCGCCGCCGGCCCAAGGATCGTGGAAAAGATCAATTCAATGGGCAAGAAGGTCTTTCTTGATCTGAAATTTCACGACATCCCGACCACTGTAGCGAAGTCTGCCTCTGTCGCGGCTAAACTCGGCGTGTTCATGTTTAACGTACACACATCGGGCGGACTTGAAATGATGAAGCAGGCGGCCCAGGCGATCAGAAAGATATCGCTCAAGGAGAATATCGAAAGACCGAAACTCATTGGCGTGACCATATTGACCAGCATTGACCAGGCTGCCCTGCAGGACGAACTTGGGGTCGGACTTCGCATGAGCGCTCAGGTTAAAAACCTCGCGGGACTTGCCCATAAATCAGGGCTCGACGGAGTTGTCGCATCCCCGGAGGATGCTGAGATGATACGTTCAAAATTCGGGAAGAAATTCCTGATCGTTACCCCCGGTATCAGGCCGTCATGGGCAGCGGCTGACGATCAAAAAAGGATGCTTACTCCAAGGCAGGCGCTGATAAAAGGGGCCGATTACCTTGTCATCGGAAGGGCCATCACGTCACAGCCTGATCCAGTCAAGGCGTTAAAACGTATCGAAGAGGAAATAGGGAGCTTGAGTTAG
- a CDS encoding cobalt-precorrin-5B (C(1))-methyltransferase codes for MKKHLRSGYTTGACAAAAAKAAALLVTRHPSPVTDVDIPFPDGSRVSFKIHHSELITLNSQLIARASVIKDAGDDPDITNGAEIAAEVKIQSTEHRAQSTEPPQQGDGAQSPIPNPQSLILIKGGKGVGIVTKPGLPVPVGEAAINPVPRKMIEEAVREALLDNSAKVQKYKSAKAKDEKSYSETNISSALLHFCTSVLLEVTISVPQGEELAKKTLNARLGITGGISILGTTGIVKPVSAEAWTATITSSMKVAKAVGLQEIVLSAGRTSEKAHMAEYNLPEESYVLIGDYLEYSLREAKKLGFKKIHLCAQWAKMVKIAMATPQTHVRFGAIDMRKAVEFLNSLGIAVPEDQEFNTAREIFDFINSSPVTRHLLLFSKVCAHAKIYAEEIADGIPVTTHLVSYEGKIISGS; via the coding sequence ATGAAAAAGCATTTACGTTCAGGATATACAACAGGCGCATGCGCGGCAGCGGCGGCGAAGGCGGCAGCCTTGCTCGTCACCCGTCACCCGTCACCCGTCACTGATGTTGACATTCCCTTCCCTGACGGCAGCAGGGTTAGTTTTAAAATTCATCACTCTGAACTCATAACTCTTAACTCTCAACTAATCGCCCGCGCATCCGTTATCAAGGACGCGGGAGATGACCCTGATATAACAAACGGCGCGGAGATAGCGGCGGAAGTCAAAATTCAGAGCACAGAGCACAGAGCACAGAGCACAGAACCCCCTCAGCAAGGGGATGGGGCGCAATCCCCAATCCCCAATCCCCAATCCCTGATTTTAATCAAAGGCGGCAAGGGCGTTGGCATTGTAACGAAGCCCGGACTTCCCGTCCCTGTTGGTGAAGCGGCAATCAACCCCGTACCGAGAAAGATGATTGAAGAGGCAGTAAGGGAAGCGTTGCTGGATAATAGTGCAAAAGTGCAGAAGTATAAAAGTGCAAAAGCGAAAGATGAGAAAAGCTACTCGGAAACCAACATATCTTCTGCGCTTCTGCACTTCTGCACTTCTGTACTTCTTGAAGTTACCATCTCCGTCCCGCAGGGTGAGGAGCTGGCAAAGAAGACTTTAAACGCCCGGCTCGGCATAACGGGCGGCATCTCGATACTGGGAACAACGGGTATTGTCAAACCTGTATCTGCCGAAGCGTGGACAGCTACAATTACTTCTTCAATGAAAGTGGCAAAGGCGGTGGGGCTTCAGGAGATAGTCCTTTCTGCGGGACGGACATCTGAAAAGGCGCATATGGCGGAATATAATCTTCCCGAAGAATCATATGTCCTCATCGGCGACTATCTCGAATACTCGCTGCGGGAGGCAAAAAAACTTGGATTTAAAAAAATCCATCTCTGCGCGCAGTGGGCCAAGATGGTCAAGATTGCAATGGCGACCCCGCAGACCCATGTGAGATTCGGAGCGATTGATATGAGGAAGGCCGTTGAATTTTTAAACTCTCTCGGAATTGCTGTGCCTGAGGACCAGGAATTCAATACCGCAAGAGAAATTTTTGACTTTATTAACTCGTCACCCGTCACCCGTCACTTGTTACTATTCTCGAAAGTCTGCGCTCATGCAAAAATATACGCTGAAGAGATTGCGGATGGGATCCCTGTTACCACACATCTTGTATCATACGAGGGAAAGATTATTTCGGGCAGTTGA
- a CDS encoding mannose-1-phosphate guanylyltransferase/mannose-6-phosphate isomerase, with amino-acid sequence MAGGSGSRLWPVSRELFPKQLVSLVGSDSLIQGTIKRLFPLFEAKDIRVVCGDEHFFEIARHLEEIGVPSKGKIIAEPCGRNTAPAILLAVMNILKTEKDAVILIFPSDHVIKDVEGFQARLMTAVSLAKKDYIVTFGIKPDYPETGYGYIEGAKPVQNGAFAIKRFVEKPDDKTARYYLKAGNFFWNSGMFAFKASVLLNEFRAYAPDLFKNMQRMVSKAASVPLSKYQSLPDISIDYAIMEKTKKGVVLPSDFGWSDIGSWKSLYDFLPKGANNNVVEGDVILKNTKNCLIRGNNRLVVTNDIENIVVVETPDTVFVSDLEKSKNVKSIVQELKKQGRNEYKAHTTAYRPWGTYTVLEENKTSKIKRIVVYPGAKLSLQMHHHRSEHWIVVQGTAKIVNGDQTIFLEENQSTYVAKTSPHRLENPGKIPLHLIEVQIGNYLEEDDIIRFDDDFGRK; translated from the coding sequence TTGGCAGGCGGCAGCGGCTCAAGATTATGGCCCGTTTCCAGAGAGCTTTTCCCGAAACAATTAGTTAGTCTTGTCGGGTCCGACTCGTTGATTCAAGGCACGATCAAAAGATTGTTCCCCCTCTTTGAGGCGAAAGATATCCGGGTTGTCTGCGGAGATGAACATTTTTTTGAAATAGCGCGGCACCTTGAGGAAATCGGCGTACCGTCCAAAGGGAAGATCATTGCCGAGCCCTGCGGACGCAACACAGCCCCAGCCATACTTCTTGCGGTCATGAATATTCTGAAGACTGAAAAAGATGCGGTGATTTTGATATTCCCCTCTGATCATGTAATTAAAGATGTTGAAGGATTTCAGGCGAGATTGATGACAGCGGTGTCACTCGCAAAAAAAGACTACATCGTAACGTTCGGCATAAAACCCGACTACCCGGAAACGGGCTATGGATATATAGAAGGGGCCAAACCTGTGCAAAACGGCGCCTTTGCCATCAAACGGTTTGTGGAGAAACCCGATGATAAGACCGCACGGTATTATCTCAAAGCAGGGAACTTTTTCTGGAACAGCGGAATGTTTGCCTTCAAGGCATCTGTGCTCTTGAACGAATTCAGGGCATATGCACCGGACCTTTTTAAAAACATGCAACGGATGGTTTCAAAGGCGGCCTCCGTACCTCTGAGCAAATATCAGTCCCTGCCTGATATCTCCATTGATTACGCCATAATGGAGAAGACAAAAAAAGGCGTTGTGCTCCCGTCTGATTTCGGGTGGAGCGACATCGGCTCCTGGAAATCCCTTTACGATTTTTTACCGAAGGGGGCAAACAACAATGTTGTTGAAGGTGACGTAATTCTCAAGAACACCAAAAATTGTTTGATACGCGGCAATAACCGTCTGGTTGTAACAAACGATATTGAAAACATTGTGGTGGTGGAAACGCCCGATACGGTTTTTGTATCAGACCTTGAAAAAAGCAAGAACGTTAAGTCCATAGTGCAGGAGCTCAAGAAACAGGGACGCAATGAATATAAGGCGCATACCACTGCCTATCGCCCATGGGGGACTTATACGGTGCTTGAAGAAAATAAAACTTCCAAGATAAAGCGCATCGTAGTTTATCCGGGGGCAAAACTGTCCCTGCAAATGCACCACCACAGAAGCGAACACTGGATCGTGGTCCAGGGCACAGCTAAAATTGTAAATGGCGACCAGACCATTTTCCTTGAAGAAAACCAGTCCACCTATGTTGCCAAGACCTCGCCTCATCGCCTTGAAAATCCGGGCAAGATCCCTCTTCATCTCATAGAAGTGCAGATTGGAAACTATCTTGAAGAGGACGACATCATCCGTTTTGACGACGACTTTGGCAGGAAGTAG
- a CDS encoding anthranilate synthase component I family protein has product MTGKPSPVYAELPFIPPQQIFECVNSPFSFLLESIKGPEKIARYSFIGAGPFLTFKVKNGFVEVDGRMEFVGAGFKPALKDSISPLKKLKEILTTFKIESSADLPPFIGGAVGTISYDFVHYFENLPKTVVDDLKIPDAHFMLVDTVIAVDHKLRMTFIISCPLQSTNVGAGFKPALGEWETAYDRACEKINALCEKLNPVPSLEGFNPSHAKVRIHHEMGKEAYMNIVRRAKEYIRAGDIFQANLSQRVSAYLGDIKPWQVYKTLSRINPSPFAAYLDLGDYHIASSSPERLVRVSGNTVETRPIAGTRPRGKDAESDHQMRTDLLLNEKERAEHLMLIDLERNDLGKISDYSTVEVDEFMITEDYSHVIHIVSNVKGTLAKGRDCFDAIRATFPGGTITGVPKVRCMEIIDELEPVARGPYTGSIGYISFTGDMDLNIIIRTFVIKDKTAYVQAGAGIVADSDPEREYYESLKKAEALIRTLETL; this is encoded by the coding sequence ATGACCGGTAAACCCTCCCCTGTCTATGCAGAGCTGCCTTTTATTCCACCGCAGCAGATTTTCGAATGTGTAAACTCCCCGTTCAGTTTTTTGCTTGAAAGTATAAAAGGGCCTGAAAAGATCGCCAGATATTCATTTATAGGCGCAGGACCTTTCCTTACTTTCAAGGTAAAAAACGGTTTTGTTGAAGTAGACGGCAGAATGGAATTTGTAGGGGCGGGTTTCAAACCCGCCCTAAAGGACAGCATCTCCCCTCTAAAGAAACTAAAGGAAATCCTCACAACCTTCAAAATTGAATCATCCGCGGACCTGCCGCCATTTATCGGCGGCGCTGTCGGGACCATAAGTTATGACTTCGTGCATTATTTTGAAAACCTGCCGAAGACCGTGGTTGATGATCTCAAAATACCAGATGCCCACTTCATGCTCGTTGACACAGTTATAGCCGTTGACCACAAGCTGCGAATGACATTTATCATTTCCTGCCCTCTGCAAAGCACAAATGTAGGGGCGGGTTTCAAACCCGCCCTCGGTGAATGGGAAACTGCTTATGACAGAGCCTGTGAGAAAATAAACGCACTTTGTGAAAAGCTAAATCCGGTCCCCTCCCTTGAGGGTTTTAACCCCTCCCATGCCAAGGTCCGCATTCATCACGAGATGGGCAAAGAGGCCTACATGAATATAGTGAGAAGGGCGAAAGAATACATCCGCGCAGGGGATATCTTTCAGGCAAATCTTTCGCAGAGGGTGTCCGCATATCTCGGTGACATCAAACCGTGGCAGGTTTACAAAACTCTGAGCAGGATCAATCCCTCGCCCTTTGCGGCGTATCTTGACCTGGGAGACTACCACATCGCAAGCTCATCGCCGGAGAGGCTGGTTAGGGTTTCGGGCAATACAGTTGAAACACGGCCTATCGCGGGCACGCGGCCGAGAGGTAAAGATGCTGAAAGCGACCATCAGATGAGGACAGACCTTTTGCTGAATGAAAAAGAGCGCGCGGAACATCTCATGCTGATTGACCTTGAAAGAAACGATCTGGGGAAGATATCCGATTACAGCACAGTGGAAGTTGATGAGTTCATGATTACCGAGGACTACTCCCATGTCATTCATATCGTGTCAAACGTGAAGGGGACGCTTGCAAAAGGCAGGGACTGTTTCGACGCGATAAGGGCCACCTTCCCCGGAGGAACGATAACGGGAGTGCCGAAAGTGCGCTGCATGGAGATCATTGACGAACTCGAGCCGGTCGCGCGCGGGCCGTATACAGGTTCGATCGGCTACATAAGTTTTACCGGCGACATGGACTTGAACATTATCATTAGAACGTTTGTGATTAAAGATAAGACCGCGTACGTCCAGGCGGGCGCCGGGATTGTCGCAGATTCAGACCCGGAGAGGGAATATTACGAGAGCCTCAAAAAGGCCGAGGCCCTGATACGCACGCTGGAGACGTTATAG
- a CDS encoding dCTP deaminase, whose amino-acid sequence MVKNDRWIKSMAKKGMITPFSDKQVRKGVISYGVSSYGYDMRITDEFKIFTNINTTVIDPKKFDPQSFIDFKGDVCIIPPNSFALATSVEYFKIPRETIIICLGKSTYARCGIIVNVTPLEPEWEGHVTIEISNTTPLPVKVYANEGIAQLIFLGADEVCERSYADKAGKYQAQKGITLAKI is encoded by the coding sequence ATGGTAAAGAATGACCGCTGGATAAAGTCAATGGCAAAAAAAGGCATGATAACCCCGTTTTCGGACAAACAGGTGAGAAAGGGTGTTATCTCATATGGAGTGAGTTCATACGGCTATGATATGAGGATAACCGATGAGTTCAAGATATTTACCAACATAAACACAACCGTGATCGACCCCAAAAAATTCGACCCTCAGAGCTTTATTGATTTTAAAGGGGACGTCTGTATAATACCGCCGAACTCTTTTGCCCTTGCCACGTCTGTGGAGTATTTTAAAATTCCGAGGGAAACGATCATCATCTGCCTTGGCAAATCAACGTATGCGAGATGCGGGATAATCGTCAACGTCACTCCTCTTGAGCCGGAATGGGAGGGCCACGTGACAATAGAAATATCCAACACTACGCCGCTGCCCGTGAAGGTGTATGCCAATGAAGGGATTGCCCAGCTAATATTTTTAGGAGCGGATGAAGTATGCGAAAGGTCCTATGCCGACAAGGCGGGTAAATATCAGGCCCAGAAAGGGATAACGCTGGCCAAGATTTAA
- the rplU gene encoding 50S ribosomal protein L21: protein MYAIIETGGKQYRVSEGDVLKIEKVEETGAVTFDKVLAVSDGDKLSVGNPFISSATVTADVVSTGKGKKVLVFKMRPRKNYRKTRGHRQPYTEVKIKEIKVS from the coding sequence ATGTACGCTATAATAGAAACAGGCGGAAAACAATACAGGGTCTCCGAGGGAGACGTCCTGAAGATAGAAAAGGTTGAAGAAACAGGCGCTGTCACCTTTGATAAGGTCCTGGCTGTCTCTGACGGAGACAAGCTTTCTGTCGGCAACCCGTTCATTTCATCTGCAACAGTGACTGCCGATGTTGTCAGTACCGGCAAAGGGAAAAAGGTCCTCGTGTTTAAAATGAGGCCGAGGAAAAATTACAGGAAAACAAGAGGGCACAGGCAGCCTTATACGGAAGTTAAGATTAAAGAGATCAAAGTTTCATAA
- a CDS encoding site-2 protease family protein — MTPHKLTRTHVLLFIATFITTTLAGALMKNVIPWEHPEKLYLGLPFSLTLLLILMTHELSHYFMSLKHNVSATLPYFIPAPSIIGTFGAVIKMKPPIPDRRSLIDIGASGPIGGFIIAVIATVIGLNFSEVKPMGELQEGLSFGSSILFNFLSEIILNIDPDKYDVLLHPVAFAGWIGLLVTSLNLLPIGQLDGGHITYALLGDKHAWISKGMIPVLIILGILFWSGWIVWAVIMIFLGYRHPPVVYPYIQLDRKRKVIGWITFVIFILTFTPAPVKGM, encoded by the coding sequence ATGACGCCGCATAAACTGACCCGCACGCATGTCCTGCTTTTCATCGCGACTTTTATAACAACCACTCTTGCGGGCGCGCTGATGAAAAACGTCATACCGTGGGAGCATCCTGAAAAACTCTACCTCGGACTGCCGTTTTCACTTACGCTGCTCCTTATTTTAATGACACATGAATTATCGCATTACTTCATGTCCCTGAAGCACAACGTCTCAGCAACTCTTCCGTATTTCATCCCGGCCCCTTCCATAATCGGTACGTTTGGCGCTGTTATCAAAATGAAACCCCCGATTCCCGACAGGCGGTCGCTTATCGACATAGGCGCCTCAGGGCCGATCGGCGGATTCATCATAGCAGTGATCGCCACGGTCATAGGATTAAATTTTTCTGAGGTCAAACCGATGGGAGAATTGCAGGAAGGACTTTCATTCGGCAGTTCAATACTATTTAATTTTTTATCCGAAATAATTCTCAATATCGATCCTGACAAATACGACGTACTGCTCCACCCTGTTGCCTTTGCCGGCTGGATTGGCCTTCTGGTCACATCGTTGAACCTGCTTCCAATCGGCCAGCTTGACGGCGGCCATATTACTTACGCCCTGCTTGGAGACAAACATGCGTGGATCTCAAAGGGCATGATCCCTGTATTGATTATCCTCGGCATTTTGTTCTGGAGCGGGTGGATTGTATGGGCGGTGATAATGATCTTTTTAGGCTACAGGCATCCGCCTGTGGTTTATCCCTATATTCAGCTTGACAGGAAAAGAAAGGTCATCGGATGGATCACGTTTGTAATTTTCATCTTGACCTTCACTCCCGCGCCTGTGAAGGGGATGTAG
- the obgE gene encoding GTPase ObgE: protein MQFIDQVKVYVKAGDGGRGCISFRREKYVPKGGPNGGDGGRGGHIIFKAVSNLNTLLDLKYQQQYRAERGEHGMGKDMHGKNGKDLTIPVPPGTLIKDADTGEVLCDLTTEGQEFFAAKAGRGGLGNAHFKTATRQAPMFAQPGEPGEEKNLVLELKLLADVGLIGLPNAGKSTLISALSAARPKVADYPFTTLIPVLGVVKHEDFRSFVIADIPGLIEGAHKGAGLGFQFLRHVERTSILLHLVDISEMAEGDPVENFEKINKELELYSPELMKKPLSVAGTKLDIKGDGERLDRLARYCEDKGYDFFPICAVTGKGIKELLMHLGKKVEEYKK, encoded by the coding sequence ATGCAATTCATCGATCAGGTTAAAGTTTACGTTAAAGCCGGTGACGGCGGCAGAGGCTGTATAAGCTTCCGGCGGGAGAAGTACGTTCCCAAAGGCGGGCCCAACGGTGGCGACGGCGGCAGGGGCGGACACATAATCTTTAAGGCCGTGAGCAATTTAAACACCCTTCTGGATTTAAAATACCAGCAGCAGTACCGGGCTGAAAGAGGCGAGCATGGAATGGGCAAAGACATGCACGGTAAAAACGGAAAAGACCTTACCATACCCGTGCCTCCGGGCACGCTTATAAAAGATGCCGACACAGGGGAAGTCCTGTGCGACCTCACAACCGAGGGGCAGGAGTTCTTCGCCGCAAAAGCAGGCAGGGGCGGACTCGGCAATGCGCATTTTAAAACCGCCACAAGACAGGCCCCGATGTTTGCTCAGCCCGGAGAACCCGGTGAAGAAAAAAACCTGGTGCTGGAATTAAAGCTCCTTGCCGATGTGGGTTTAATAGGCCTGCCCAATGCAGGCAAATCCACATTGATATCCGCGCTCTCCGCGGCAAGGCCCAAGGTTGCGGACTACCCTTTTACAACTCTCATTCCCGTGTTAGGCGTTGTCAAACATGAAGATTTCAGAAGCTTTGTGATCGCCGACATTCCCGGACTCATTGAAGGCGCGCACAAAGGAGCAGGGCTGGGATTCCAGTTCCTGCGCCATGTGGAAAGGACATCCATTCTGCTTCATCTCGTTGACATATCCGAAATGGCGGAGGGAGACCCCGTGGAGAATTTCGAAAAGATAAACAAAGAGCTTGAACTCTACAGCCCTGAACTCATGAAGAAACCCCTGTCGGTTGCCGGGACAAAGCTCGATATAAAAGGCGATGGGGAAAGACTTGACAGGCTCGCGCGATATTGTGAAGATAAAGGCTATGATTTTTTCCCGATATGCGCAGTGACTGGAAAAGGGATAAAAGAGCTTTTGATGCATCTTGGGAAAAAAGTAGAGGAGTATAAAAAGTAG
- a CDS encoding YncE family protein, with product MNSLRIFLLLFLSLAIPPVTVSGSDATRSAKAARLYVVNSGAENVAVIDTANNQILETIQVGKWPAGLAVSPDKKKIYVLNSNAESSSVSVIDTSTNKVVNTIKTDIGPMHMAIDPEANLAYVTNTDDKENKSVTIIDITNDSIKGRIKFDGTGPFETALVPDKKLAFVVISGGRYVSVINLKDHSETAKIPVGKIPLGAAYSPASKKIYVTSHDDSAVSIIDTAANKVEGTVQVGLNPWYIGIDASANKIYVTCAGDNSVAVIDTATNTAAGSIKVGASPKGIAIDPAARKAYVANKADNSISVIDLKNNKVIDTIQLGKNAHPWGIGLL from the coding sequence ATGAACTCACTGCGAATCTTTCTGCTTCTGTTCTTGTCGCTTGCAATACCTCCTGTTACAGTAAGCGGAAGCGATGCCACCCGCTCTGCAAAAGCCGCAAGGCTTTATGTAGTGAATTCAGGAGCTGAGAATGTAGCTGTAATAGATACTGCGAATAATCAGATACTGGAAACAATTCAAGTAGGAAAATGGCCTGCGGGCCTTGCGGTCAGTCCTGACAAAAAAAAGATATACGTCCTTAATTCAAATGCCGAAAGCAGTTCGGTATCTGTTATTGACACGTCAACCAATAAGGTTGTGAACACCATTAAAACAGACATTGGACCGATGCATATGGCAATTGATCCTGAGGCAAATCTCGCTTATGTCACAAATACCGATGATAAGGAAAATAAAAGCGTAACCATCATTGATATTACAAATGATTCAATAAAAGGCAGAATAAAATTTGATGGGACCGGGCCTTTTGAAACGGCGCTTGTCCCTGACAAGAAACTTGCATTTGTTGTTATTTCGGGCGGCCGGTATGTTTCAGTAATCAATCTCAAAGACCATTCCGAAACTGCAAAGATACCGGTCGGCAAGATACCTCTTGGGGCGGCTTACAGTCCCGCAAGCAAAAAAATATATGTAACAAGTCATGATGATAGCGCCGTTTCTATTATAGATACGGCAGCCAATAAGGTTGAAGGGACGGTGCAGGTTGGATTAAATCCCTGGTATATAGGCATTGATGCGTCTGCCAACAAGATTTACGTTACTTGCGCCGGTGACAACAGTGTGGCAGTAATTGATACCGCCACTAATACCGCGGCAGGATCAATAAAGGTCGGGGCATCGCCAAAAGGAATTGCGATAGATCCTGCTGCCAGGAAAGCCTATGTAGCCAACAAGGCCGACAACAGCATTTCGGTGATTGATCTGAAAAACAATAAAGTAATAGATACCATCCAGCTTGGGAAAAATGCGCATCCCTGGGGCATAGGGCTTTTGTAA
- the rpmA gene encoding 50S ribosomal protein L27 — protein MAHKKGVGSSRNGRDSQSQRLGVKRYGGELVKAGNVLVRQRGTKFHPGFNVGKGSDDTLFAMVGGIVKFERKDKDRQQISVYPAAEQSA, from the coding sequence ATGGCCCATAAAAAAGGCGTAGGAAGCTCACGGAACGGTCGCGATAGTCAATCACAACGCCTCGGTGTAAAAAGATACGGCGGCGAGCTTGTGAAGGCCGGCAATGTCCTTGTAAGGCAGAGAGGCACAAAATTCCATCCCGGCTTTAATGTAGGCAAGGGAAGCGACGACACACTTTTTGCCATGGTCGGCGGGATTGTGAAGTTCGAGCGCAAGGACAAAGACAGACAGCAGATAAGCGTTTATCCGGCAGCAGAGCAAAGCGCGTAG